A region from the Flavobacterium enshiense genome encodes:
- the cyoE gene encoding heme o synthase, producing MKTALNTSEKSLTLASLLTDFKEITKAGLAVSVVFSSIVGYLLGVSEEFPFSWVTFILLAIGGYCMVGASNVFNQIIEKDLDVLMDRTKNRPLPSGRTSKQNAFILGVILTLIGLAILYSINPKTSMFGAISIFLYTCVYTPLKTVTPLSVFVGAFPGAIPFMLGWVAATNNFGIEAGTLFLIQFFWQFPHFWAIGWFLYKDYEKAGFFMLPTGKQDKKTALQTILYTIWLIVASLLPVLGFTGELKLSYIAAGIVLLLGLWMLYFAVKLYKEMDEKAARKLMLVSVSYISLLQLVYVIDKFLR from the coding sequence ATGAAGACTGCATTGAATACTTCGGAAAAATCGTTAACATTAGCTTCGTTGCTTACTGATTTTAAAGAAATCACAAAGGCCGGATTGGCTGTCAGTGTGGTTTTTTCTTCTATCGTTGGATATCTTTTAGGTGTTTCGGAAGAATTTCCGTTTTCATGGGTAACCTTCATATTGCTTGCCATTGGGGGATACTGTATGGTGGGCGCTTCCAATGTTTTCAATCAAATCATTGAAAAAGATTTGGATGTATTGATGGACAGGACCAAGAACAGGCCTTTGCCTTCTGGTAGGACATCAAAACAAAATGCATTTATTCTTGGCGTAATCCTTACGCTGATCGGATTGGCGATTTTGTACAGCATTAATCCGAAAACATCCATGTTCGGTGCGATTTCAATTTTTCTTTATACCTGTGTCTATACGCCTTTAAAGACGGTTACGCCACTTTCGGTTTTTGTTGGTGCATTCCCCGGAGCTATCCCTTTTATGTTGGGTTGGGTTGCGGCTACCAATAATTTTGGGATTGAAGCCGGAACATTGTTTTTGATTCAGTTTTTCTGGCAGTTTCCTCATTTTTGGGCAATTGGCTGGTTTTTATATAAGGATTATGAAAAAGCAGGTTTCTTTATGTTGCCTACCGGGAAACAGGATAAGAAAACGGCGCTGCAAACCATTTTGTATACCATTTGGCTGATAGTGGCTTCGTTACTGCCGGTATTAGGTTTTACAGGGGAATTGAAGTTGAGTTATATCGCTGCAGGAATCGTATTGCTTCTGGGTTTATGGATGCTTTATTTTGCAGTGAAATTATATAAAGAAATGGATGAGAAAGCAGCTAGGAAGCTAATGTTGGTAAGCGTGTCTTATATTTCCTTGTTGCAGTTGGTGTATGTTATAGATAAATTTTTAAGATAG
- a CDS encoding DUF420 domain-containing protein has protein sequence MENTLTNAEESKYNKWIVLLSVAIPLVVALLFGVNLRKLGYDVQPLSFLPPIYATVNGITAVLLVAAVWAIKNGKRSLHERLIKVAIACSVAFLGMYVAYHMTSDSTKFGGEGIIKYIYYFILVTHILLSVVIIPFVLITYVRAISKSFERHKKIAKITFPLWLYVAVTGVIVYLMISPYYVQ, from the coding sequence ATGGAAAATACATTAACAAACGCTGAAGAAAGCAAATACAATAAATGGATTGTACTCTTGTCTGTGGCAATTCCTTTGGTAGTTGCCTTATTGTTCGGGGTTAACCTGAGGAAATTAGGATACGACGTGCAGCCGTTGTCTTTTTTGCCGCCAATTTACGCTACTGTCAACGGGATAACGGCTGTATTGCTGGTTGCGGCAGTTTGGGCTATTAAAAACGGCAAACGAAGCCTGCATGAGCGTCTTATTAAAGTTGCCATAGCTTGTTCGGTTGCTTTTTTAGGAATGTATGTGGCGTATCACATGACGTCGGATTCTACAAAATTCGGTGGTGAAGGAATAATTAAATACATTTATTATTTCATTTTGGTAACCCATATTTTGCTTTCAGTGGTTATTATTCCTTTTGTTTTAATTACTTACGTTCGTGCGATTTCCAAAAGCTTTGAACGTCATAAAAAGATTGCTAAGATTACATTTCCGTTGTGGCTGTATGTGGCGGTAACTGGTGTAATTGTTTATTTAATGATTTCTCCATATTATGTTCAGTAA
- a CDS encoding cytochrome c oxidase subunit 3: MGATVTTTATNEKTWDGGNEPMGASYGKMMMWFFIVSDALTFSGFLAAYGFSRFKFIETWPIADEVFTHFPFLHGVDAPMYYVALMTFILIFSSVTMVLAVDAGHQLQKSKVAVYMLLTILGGLIFLGSQAWEWKNFIQGSHGAVETKGGSILQFVDKDGKRVALADFASHLPKERIQKETHLGVWFESGETMASYSVAEVVEGFKANPNLLIRSEHLNSDKKKTVLSREESLARLKEATMVVEGANLKHNEYGHKLFANFFFFITGFHGFHVFSGVVINILIFFNVILGTYEKRRSYEMVEKVGLYWHFVDLVWVFVFTFFYLV, from the coding sequence ATGGGAGCGACAGTTACTACAACAGCTACTAACGAAAAAACTTGGGATGGCGGAAATGAGCCAATGGGAGCAAGTTACGGCAAAATGATGATGTGGTTTTTCATCGTATCAGATGCTTTAACATTCTCAGGATTCCTTGCAGCTTACGGATTTTCAAGATTTAAATTTATCGAAACTTGGCCAATTGCCGATGAAGTGTTTACTCACTTTCCTTTCTTACATGGTGTAGATGCACCTATGTATTATGTGGCCTTAATGACATTTATATTAATCTTCTCCTCTGTAACTATGGTGTTGGCTGTAGATGCAGGACATCAATTGCAAAAATCAAAAGTTGCAGTTTATATGCTTTTAACCATTTTAGGAGGTTTGATCTTCTTGGGTTCTCAGGCATGGGAGTGGAAAAATTTCATTCAGGGTTCTCACGGAGCTGTAGAAACTAAAGGAGGCTCTATTCTTCAATTCGTTGACAAGGATGGTAAGAGAGTTGCATTGGCTGACTTTGCATCGCATTTGCCGAAAGAGAGGATTCAAAAAGAAACTCACTTAGGTGTTTGGTTTGAGAGTGGTGAGACAATGGCTAGCTACTCGGTTGCGGAGGTTGTTGAAGGTTTCAAAGCAAACCCGAATTTGTTAATCCGTTCTGAGCATTTAAATAGCGATAAAAAGAAAACCGTTTTATCCAGAGAAGAGTCTTTAGCTCGTTTGAAAGAAGCTACTATGGTTGTTGAAGGAGCTAACCTGAAACATAATGAATACGGTCATAAATTATTCGCTAACTTCTTTTTCTTTATCACAGGATTCCACGGATTCCACGTATTCTCCGGAGTGGTTATCAATATCTTGATTTTCTTCAACGTAATTCTAGGAACGTATGAGAAAAGAAGAAGCTATGAAATGGTTGAAAAAGTTGGATTATACTGGCACTTTGTAGATTTAGTTTGGGTGTTTGTATTTACATTCTTCTATTTAGTATAA
- a CDS encoding cytochrome C oxidase subunit IV family protein: protein MGQAHAHESNTKRIWVVFALLSAVTIVEVYLGIEKPLWLYKPELLSMNLLNWIFIILTIVKAYYIMWAFMHLEGEKNNFKTSIVGPLVFLILYLVFILLVEGNYVFDVFKTSHYKWIF from the coding sequence ATGGGACAGGCACACGCACACGAATCAAATACGAAAAGAATATGGGTAGTATTTGCCCTTTTATCGGCAGTAACTATCGTTGAAGTTTACTTGGGAATAGAAAAGCCACTTTGGCTTTATAAACCGGAACTTTTATCAATGAATTTACTAAACTGGATATTCATCATATTGACGATTGTTAAAGCTTACTACATTATGTGGGCTTTCATGCACTTGGAAGGTGAGAAAAACAATTTCAAAACGTCAATTGTTGGACCATTGGTGTTTTTAATACTCTATTTAGTGTTCATCTTACTAGTAGAAGGTAATTATGTTTTTGATGTGTTTAAAACTTCACATTATAAGTGGATTTTTTAA
- a CDS encoding SCO family protein, with translation MKNKSYIGISFIVLLFGIWAVPKIVAKFQKSDLHTMGPVPAFELTDQNNKKISNKDYLGKVYVVEFFFSTCPTICPKMNQNMLQLQKDFYGKPDFGIASITIDPATDTPENLKKHAETLGVKHYNWHFLTGNKEYIYKLAQSGFNLYAGENKDVNGGFEHSGMFALIDKEGNIRCRRDTYDNPILYYDGLEQPGIDMLKEDIKKLLEE, from the coding sequence ATGAAAAACAAATCATATATAGGTATTTCATTCATCGTATTGCTGTTCGGGATATGGGCGGTGCCGAAAATAGTGGCAAAATTCCAGAAATCAGATTTGCATACCATGGGACCGGTGCCTGCTTTCGAATTAACGGATCAGAACAATAAGAAGATTTCCAATAAGGATTATTTAGGCAAAGTATATGTGGTGGAGTTCTTCTTTTCGACTTGTCCGACCATCTGCCCGAAAATGAATCAGAACATGCTTCAGTTGCAAAAAGATTTCTATGGTAAGCCGGACTTCGGAATTGCATCGATAACGATTGACCCTGCAACCGACACACCGGAGAATTTGAAAAAGCATGCCGAAACATTAGGAGTGAAGCACTACAATTGGCATTTTCTGACTGGCAATAAAGAGTACATTTATAAATTGGCTCAAAGCGGATTTAATCTTTATGCGGGAGAAAACAAAGATGTAAATGGAGGATTCGAACATTCCGGAATGTTTGCGCTGATTGACAAGGAAGGTAATATTCGTTGCAGAAGAGATACATACGATAATCCGATTTTATACTACGACGGATTGGAACAACCGGGTATTGACATGTTAAAAGAAGATATTAAAAAACTATTAGAAGAATAA
- a CDS encoding SRPBCC family protein: MQIVKKLLLFVLAIAVILMVAGLFVKKDYALEREIIINKPVVEVFKYVRMVKNQDNFSVWNKKDPGAKKEYKGIDGEVGFVYSWDSENDEVGRGEQEIVKIVENERIDLKLRFKEPFEAEDDAYFVTEDLSPNQTKVKWGFKGHLDYPMNLFLLMVDMEKEIGGALETGLSDLKKILEQR, encoded by the coding sequence ATGCAAATTGTGAAAAAACTGCTATTATTTGTACTGGCCATTGCTGTTATCTTAATGGTTGCCGGCCTTTTTGTTAAGAAAGACTATGCTTTGGAGCGAGAAATTATTATTAATAAACCAGTAGTTGAAGTTTTCAAGTACGTACGAATGGTCAAAAATCAGGATAATTTCAGTGTTTGGAATAAAAAAGATCCTGGGGCTAAAAAAGAATACAAAGGAATTGATGGAGAAGTAGGTTTTGTGTATTCCTGGGATAGTGAGAATGACGAAGTTGGTAGGGGCGAGCAGGAAATCGTGAAAATAGTCGAAAATGAAAGAATCGATTTGAAATTGCGTTTCAAAGAGCCTTTTGAGGCTGAGGATGATGCTTATTTCGTGACTGAAGATCTTTCTCCGAACCAAACCAAAGTGAAATGGGGTTTTAAAGGTCATCTGGATTATCCGATGAATTTGTTTCTTTTGATGGTGGATATGGAAAAAGAGATTGGCGGAGCTTTGGAGACGGGTTTGAGTGATCTGAAGAAAATTTTGGAACAACGATAA
- a CDS encoding helix-turn-helix domain-containing protein, translated as MEDSQTIKNTLGLTQEEMAILLGIKRSNWSMFKSGKRDLSLNSKQQLGSLMQTVQKKKQPSKEIQKLIKKEQLDAKTKLQHEYGNMSLKLDRIEKNITIVENIRTESFAALETVAALESQKNIPHIEALIKRVHQRVILTLKKHSLSHLNELQLKKENLEMLKLKIEEKLKS; from the coding sequence ATGGAAGACAGTCAAACTATAAAAAACACCCTTGGATTAACACAAGAAGAAATGGCTATACTGCTGGGAATAAAGAGAAGTAATTGGTCTATGTTTAAATCCGGCAAAAGGGATTTATCGCTAAACTCAAAACAACAATTGGGAAGTCTTATGCAAACGGTACAAAAGAAAAAACAACCATCAAAAGAAATACAAAAACTAATTAAAAAAGAACAGCTGGACGCAAAAACCAAACTTCAGCACGAATACGGCAATATGAGCCTTAAATTAGACCGCATCGAAAAGAATATTACTATTGTCGAAAACATAAGGACAGAAAGCTTTGCCGCATTGGAAACCGTAGCAGCTCTCGAATCGCAAAAAAACATTCCGCACATTGAGGCACTAATCAAAAGGGTGCACCAGAGGGTCATCCTCACTTTAAAGAAACATAGTTTATCCCATTTGAATGAATTGCAACTCAAGAAAGAGAATCTCGAAATGTTAAAATTAAAAATCGAAGAAAAATTAAAATCATAA
- a CDS encoding gliding motility protein RemB, with protein MKYLLPLFFFLGFGQFVTAQITTMEQFPVFPDCKVATTREQEACFYNQLQNFVYDNFKVPQSVTDKNFKGNVIALFEVDTTGTFKVLYVDAPFPELIDETKRVFSQLPKVEPSKYAGKPTYSKYSIKIAIPTVKPTVFGAPAIVDQAQKNATIDPKSESKEYESVKYQKFDNPQYRSSLNIPFTHTAYSEFDASLNQVGTNNHTASKPYVYTEVTKYKDLEGVYKQNLLKKESWFGRKLWNEHLIALKGDVYWFTLDPIFDFRLGKDFSSETVDNTFVNTRGINVQGGLGEQLFFTTSIFESQGRFADYYNEYAESIKPSGGNPAIIPGIGIAKRFKEDAYDFPSADANLMFAPAKFINLQLGYGRNFIGDGYRSLFTSDAASPYPYFKINTTFWKIKYTNTYMWLKDVRPEVTVDGTYASKYMANHYLSWNVSKRVNIGFFESVVWTDTNGRGFDMSFVNPIIFFRSVEFSSSSKSGNATLGFASKYKWNSKVNLYGQFFLDEFSLDDMKAGNQSWKNKFAYQLGAKYYDAFKVKNLMLQSEFNLVRPYTYSHSAAITNYGHNNQSMAHLWGANFYELAFIGRYYKGRWFANTKLTYGVKGFDFEKPAPGVEIANSNYGGDIYREYEQDRYADTGVKVGQGNKTNILIADLQGGYVVNPAMNLKIFGNLIYRNFDPTTEVNSETLKITRRSTTWFSIGLRSDLFNWYYDF; from the coding sequence ATGAAGTATTTATTACCGTTATTTTTTTTCCTTGGCTTTGGCCAATTTGTTACTGCTCAGATTACTACCATGGAACAGTTTCCGGTTTTTCCGGACTGCAAAGTAGCTACTACCCGTGAACAAGAAGCATGTTTTTATAATCAACTGCAGAATTTTGTTTATGATAATTTTAAAGTACCGCAATCCGTAACCGATAAAAATTTCAAAGGCAATGTAATTGCTCTTTTTGAAGTGGATACTACCGGAACGTTTAAAGTTCTTTATGTCGATGCCCCTTTTCCGGAACTGATTGATGAGACAAAACGTGTTTTTTCGCAATTGCCAAAAGTCGAACCTTCTAAATATGCCGGAAAACCTACGTATTCAAAATATTCCATAAAAATTGCTATTCCTACAGTTAAGCCAACTGTTTTCGGTGCGCCGGCAATAGTGGATCAGGCACAAAAGAATGCGACTATTGATCCTAAATCGGAATCGAAAGAATATGAATCGGTCAAATATCAGAAATTTGATAATCCTCAGTATAGAAGCAGTTTGAATATTCCTTTTACACATACTGCTTACAGTGAGTTCGATGCATCTCTGAATCAGGTTGGGACTAATAATCATACTGCTTCAAAACCTTATGTTTATACAGAAGTGACTAAGTATAAGGATTTAGAAGGGGTGTACAAGCAAAACCTGCTAAAAAAGGAATCTTGGTTTGGTCGAAAATTGTGGAATGAGCATTTGATTGCACTTAAAGGTGATGTTTATTGGTTTACTCTGGATCCGATTTTTGACTTCCGATTAGGGAAAGACTTCAGCAGTGAAACTGTTGATAATACTTTTGTGAATACCCGTGGAATCAACGTCCAGGGAGGTCTTGGAGAGCAGTTGTTTTTTACGACGTCGATTTTTGAAAGCCAGGGACGATTTGCCGATTACTACAATGAATATGCTGAATCGATTAAACCTTCGGGAGGAAATCCGGCTATTATTCCTGGAATTGGTATTGCTAAACGATTTAAAGAAGATGCCTATGATTTTCCTTCAGCAGATGCCAACCTAATGTTTGCCCCGGCTAAGTTCATTAATCTTCAGCTGGGTTATGGCCGAAACTTTATCGGAGACGGTTATCGTTCTTTGTTTACCAGTGACGCGGCAAGTCCGTATCCTTATTTTAAAATTAATACGACATTCTGGAAAATCAAATATACCAATACTTATATGTGGCTGAAAGATGTTCGTCCTGAAGTTACCGTGGATGGAACCTATGCGTCAAAATATATGGCCAATCATTATTTGAGTTGGAATGTGTCAAAACGTGTCAATATTGGTTTCTTTGAATCGGTTGTCTGGACGGATACTAACGGCAGGGGATTTGATATGAGTTTTGTTAATCCGATTATTTTCTTCCGTTCTGTAGAGTTTTCATCTTCCTCAAAAAGCGGAAATGCCACTTTAGGTTTTGCTTCAAAATACAAATGGAACAGCAAAGTAAATCTGTATGGGCAGTTTTTCCTGGATGAATTTTCATTGGATGACATGAAAGCAGGCAATCAAAGCTGGAAGAATAAATTTGCCTATCAATTAGGGGCAAAATATTACGATGCTTTCAAGGTTAAGAATCTGATGCTGCAGTCGGAATTCAACTTGGTTCGTCCATATACATATTCGCATAGTGCCGCTATCACTAATTACGGTCACAACAATCAAAGTATGGCTCATTTGTGGGGAGCGAATTTTTATGAATTGGCGTTTATCGGGCGTTATTATAAAGGGAGATGGTTTGCCAATACGAAGTTGACATATGGAGTAAAAGGGTTCGATTTTGAAAAACCAGCTCCGGGTGTCGAGATTGCTAATTCCAATTATGGGGGAGATATCTATCGTGAATATGAGCAGGATCGTTATGCTGATACAGGTGTAAAAGTCGGACAAGGAAATAAAACCAATATTCTGATTGCTGATTTGCAGGGAGGTTATGTGGTTAACCCTGCTATGAATCTGAAAATCTTCGGAAACTTAATTTACCGAAATTTTGATCCGACTACTGAAGTTAACAGTGAGACTTTAAAAATTACTCGAAGAAGTACAACTTGGTTTTCCATAGGTTTGAGATCGGATTTGTTTAACTGGTATTATGATTTTTAA
- a CDS encoding T9SS type A sorting domain-containing protein produces the protein MRKYYLLLVCILSLGYIDTSFAQGAPQLQWVLNAANDANTPWGGSSVGASIAVDASGNRYVTGYFTDIADFDPSSGIANLTAIGTGDIFIAKYDSSGNYLWAKAIGGAYGDIGRSIALNNSGEVYVTGFFWQTADFDPSGATANLTSAGGSDAFVAKYDTNGNYLWAKAMGGASQDLAYSLVINSGGEVYVAGSFEGTSDFDPSAATNNITSAGNNDIFIAKYDTNGNCLWAKAMGGTSRDEAMAIALDGSGQIHITGYTGGGDFDPSVAVTNLSPTGETDIFIAKYDSNGNYIWAKSITSGISSQVGTSIVVKSDGNVYVTGYFSGWADFDPSTNTAYLYSKSDSQDVFIAGYSSNGDYLWAKAMGGTGIDEGHSIALDQYGDLWVAGDFSGTADFNPSSLTTNLVSNGDSDLFIAKYLTMDSRGGELVFARKRGGSKRDSAGCIVLKNNGNDHNVYVTGSFQETVAFNPPNSNLTAGTGASNCFIGHYFNSAGGFIDYRDAQAIGGYPNQSPRESGKSVATDSFGNVYVVGTFSGTADFDRSAATVTLTAAGGGDMFLAKYDSNGNYLWAKAIGGASKYETPMSIAVNTVGEVIIGGFFYDTTDFDPSAATANLTSQGDSDVFIAKYDSNGNYLWAKSMGGTGYEYSFNMVLNNSGQIHIIGELDSQSADFDPSGATAIISAINNTDGSQSADLYIAKYDTNGNYLWAKVLGGDQSGSMGFESKLVVNSSGEVYIGGGFSGTVDFDPSTATANLTSVDNSWDMFIAKYDSYGSYLWAKTMGGEGKHDIVKTIAVSSSGDLFVIGAFGSTVDFDPSAATVNLTATGETSNLFIAKYGSNGNYIWAKATGVIDNVWGLNPSSIALSSNDDMYIGGVFQGTGDFDPSAAVANLTSAGGNDMYVAKYDSNGNYLWAKAMGSAADDNVNSITLNSNGELYATGSFQNTVDFESVNTCNDSLTAMSEDMFLAKYGNGTCIFAVSPTVTQVGATLTVNSTADTYQWIDCDNGNAPIPGATGQSFTPAVSGNYAVVLTVGSTQVTSHCSRLLGVNDEEMASVMLYPNPTTGNFTISWAGELESAEIVVTDIMGKTIKTMQCQGQQEARLSLDGAANGIYFVRLQSGQKTKQFKLIKK, from the coding sequence ATGAGGAAATATTATTTGTTATTAGTATGCATTTTGAGTTTAGGATACATCGATACTTCGTTTGCACAGGGTGCGCCACAGCTTCAATGGGTTTTAAATGCGGCTAACGATGCCAACACTCCGTGGGGAGGAAGTTCCGTGGGAGCAAGTATAGCAGTGGATGCCTCAGGGAATCGCTATGTGACAGGTTATTTTACAGATATTGCTGATTTTGACCCTTCGTCAGGCATAGCCAACCTGACTGCGATAGGAACTGGAGATATTTTCATTGCGAAATATGATAGTAGCGGTAATTATCTATGGGCGAAGGCTATAGGGGGGGCATATGGGGATATAGGTCGCTCGATTGCTTTAAATAACAGTGGCGAGGTATATGTTACGGGATTTTTTTGGCAAACTGCAGATTTTGACCCTTCTGGGGCGACCGCTAATTTAACCTCGGCAGGTGGTTCAGATGCCTTCGTGGCGAAATATGACACCAACGGAAACTACCTTTGGGCGAAAGCCATGGGAGGAGCAAGTCAGGATCTGGCTTATTCTCTTGTTATAAACAGTGGAGGAGAGGTATATGTTGCAGGGTCTTTTGAGGGAACTTCCGACTTTGACCCTTCAGCGGCAACGAACAATATTACTTCCGCTGGGAACAATGATATTTTCATAGCGAAATACGACACTAATGGGAATTGCCTTTGGGCGAAAGCCATGGGGGGAACAAGTAGGGATGAGGCGATGGCGATCGCTTTAGACGGTAGCGGACAGATCCATATTACTGGGTACACTGGAGGTGGCGATTTTGATCCCTCAGTTGCTGTGACCAATTTGAGTCCAACTGGAGAAACCGATATCTTCATAGCAAAGTACGACAGTAATGGGAATTATATCTGGGCTAAATCCATCACTAGTGGCATATCTAGTCAGGTGGGGACTTCTATTGTGGTAAAAAGCGACGGTAACGTATATGTCACGGGATATTTTTCTGGTTGGGCCGATTTTGACCCTTCAACGAACACTGCCTATCTATATTCGAAATCTGATTCTCAGGATGTATTTATTGCGGGATACAGCTCGAACGGCGATTATCTTTGGGCGAAAGCGATGGGAGGGACTGGTATTGATGAAGGCCATTCTATTGCTCTGGATCAATATGGAGACTTGTGGGTCGCAGGGGATTTTAGTGGTACAGCAGATTTTAATCCTTCATCATTAACAACGAATCTCGTCTCGAATGGAGATTCGGATCTCTTTATTGCGAAATATCTCACTATGGATTCCCGTGGAGGTGAACTTGTTTTTGCAAGAAAACGAGGAGGGTCAAAAAGAGATAGTGCTGGTTGCATAGTATTAAAAAATAACGGGAATGACCACAATGTATATGTCACCGGATCTTTTCAGGAAACTGTTGCTTTCAACCCTCCGAATAGTAATTTGACAGCGGGGACAGGAGCTTCAAACTGTTTTATTGGACACTATTTTAATTCTGCGGGTGGATTTATAGATTACAGAGATGCACAGGCTATAGGAGGATATCCAAATCAGTCTCCTCGCGAAAGCGGAAAAAGTGTGGCTACAGATTCTTTTGGGAATGTGTATGTTGTGGGTACTTTTTCCGGGACTGCGGATTTCGATCGTTCGGCAGCCACGGTCACTCTGACCGCGGCAGGAGGTGGTGATATGTTTCTTGCGAAGTATGACAGTAATGGGAACTATCTTTGGGCAAAAGCTATTGGAGGAGCAAGTAAATATGAGACACCAATGTCTATAGCCGTAAACACTGTTGGAGAGGTTATAATTGGAGGTTTTTTTTATGATACAACCGATTTTGATCCTTCGGCCGCTACAGCCAATTTGACGTCGCAAGGGGATTCTGATGTTTTTATTGCAAAATATGACAGTAATGGGAACTACCTTTGGGCGAAGTCCATGGGAGGCACAGGTTATGAATATTCTTTTAATATGGTGTTAAACAACAGCGGGCAGATCCATATTATTGGCGAGCTGGATTCTCAATCGGCCGATTTTGATCCATCGGGAGCCACGGCTATTATATCCGCGATTAATAATACGGATGGATCACAGAGTGCTGATTTATATATTGCGAAATACGATACTAATGGTAATTATCTTTGGGCGAAGGTTTTGGGTGGCGACCAATCTGGTTCTATGGGATTTGAGTCAAAACTGGTTGTGAATAGTAGCGGGGAAGTGTATATCGGGGGAGGTTTTAGCGGTACCGTCGATTTTGACCCTTCGACCGCAACGGCTAATTTAACTTCGGTAGATAATAGTTGGGATATGTTTATTGCGAAATACGACAGTTATGGTAGTTACCTTTGGGCGAAGACTATGGGGGGAGAAGGAAAACATGATATAGTTAAAACCATTGCTGTAAGCAGCAGTGGGGATTTGTTTGTCATAGGCGCTTTTGGAAGTACTGTCGATTTTGACCCTTCAGCAGCCACAGTTAATTTGACAGCGACAGGAGAGACCTCGAATTTGTTTATAGCGAAATATGGCAGTAACGGTAATTACATTTGGGCGAAAGCTACGGGAGTTATAGATAATGTGTGGGGGCTTAATCCAAGTTCCATTGCTTTAAGCAGCAATGATGATATGTATATTGGTGGTGTTTTTCAGGGAACTGGCGATTTTGATCCTTCGGCTGCAGTGGCCAATCTGACTTCGGCGGGAGGTAATGATATGTATGTCGCAAAATACGACAGCAACGGAAACTACCTTTGGGCGAAAGCCATGGGAAGTGCGGCTGATGACAATGTCAATTCCATTACGCTAAACAGTAATGGAGAGTTGTATGCAACCGGGTCTTTTCAAAATACAGTCGATTTTGAATCTGTAAATACCTGCAATGACAGCCTGACTGCTATGAGTGAAGACATGTTTTTGGCTAAGTATGGTAATGGTACGTGTATTTTCGCAGTCTCACCTACAGTAACGCAAGTAGGTGCTACTTTAACAGTGAATTCAACTGCCGATACTTACCAATGGATCGATTGTGATAATGGGAATGCACCAATACCGGGTGCAACAGGTCAGTCTTTTACTCCTGCGGTGAGCGGAAATTATGCCGTAGTATTAACAGTTGGAAGTACGCAAGTTACTTCGCATTGCAGTAGATTATTAGGTGTTAATGACGAGGAAATGGCATCTGTAATGTTATATCCAAACCCAACAACGGGTAACTTTACCATCAGCTGGGCTGGTGAGTTGGAATCGGCAGAGATTGTTGTTACCGACATAATGGGGAAAACTATCAAAACAATGCAGTGCCAAGGACAGCAGGAAGCAAGACTTTCTTTGGACGGCGCTGCAAACGGTATCTACTTCGTTCGTTTACAGAGCGGGCAGAAAACCAAACAGTTTAAGTTGATTAAAAAATAG
- a CDS encoding cytochrome c oxidase subunit 3, with product MEMEMSLQEHNERKAKSYKMLLWFAMISIVMVFAGLTSAYVISKSRPDWLNTFTLPSAFIASTVVMVLSSLSFHLSKKAIQKDNRKATTMYLLATLVLGLTFVFLQFQGFSQVIASGYFFTGSESTITTSFLYVVVIVHLAHLFGGLAALLIIIYNHFKQKYNSTQTLGIELGAMFWHFLDFLWLYLFLFFYFYK from the coding sequence ATGGAAATGGAAATGTCACTTCAGGAGCATAATGAAAGAAAAGCAAAATCGTATAAGATGTTGCTTTGGTTTGCAATGATAAGTATTGTTATGGTTTTTGCCGGATTGACAAGTGCTTATGTGATCAGTAAATCACGACCGGACTGGTTGAATACTTTTACCTTGCCATCGGCATTTATTGCAAGTACAGTGGTAATGGTGTTGAGTAGTCTTTCTTTTCATTTGTCGAAGAAAGCTATTCAGAAAGATAACAGAAAAGCGACAACCATGTATTTGTTAGCTACATTGGTGTTAGGTTTAACTTTCGTTTTTTTACAGTTTCAAGGATTTAGTCAGGTAATTGCTTCTGGGTATTTCTTTACCGGAAGTGAAAGTACTATTACCACTTCGTTTCTTTATGTGGTGGTTATCGTGCACTTAGCACACCTTTTTGGCGGGCTTGCAGCGCTTTTAATCATAATTTATAATCATTTTAAACAAAAATACAATTCAACTCAAACCCTTGGTATTGAGCTAGGTGCAATGTTTTGGCACTTTCTTGATTTCTTGTGGTTGTACTTGTTTTTATTTTTCTATTTCTACAAATAG